A DNA window from Deltaproteobacteria bacterium contains the following coding sequences:
- a CDS encoding (Fe-S)-binding protein, with protein MTQDVHQLAKMLQELDDQMVTCMKCGMCQAVCPIFAETMSEGDVARGKIALLENLSHEMIKDPQGVQDKLNKCLLCGSCAANCPSGVKVLDIFLKARVIVNTYMGLSATKKAIFQGLLTKPALFNSVLDVASKFQGAFTKEANEIIGSSCSRLNMPVIGERHFMPLAKKSLRKLEPARNTLPGKSGYRVAFFPGCVIDKIYPHVGQTVLKVLTHHEVGIYMPAGQACCGIPALASGDKDSFDKLVKRNLEIFEKENFDYLLTACATCTATMHELWPLMSGDKTQSMRDRIAALSAKVMDINQFLVDVLKVAHPVEGHGTKVTYHDPCHLKKSLKVSEQPRALLKTNPNVEFVEMAEPDRCCGSGGSFNLQHYELSKEIGTRKRDNIVASGASVVTTGCPACMMQISDMLSQHQDRIAVKHVIEVYAETL; from the coding sequence ATGACTCAAGACGTTCATCAGCTGGCGAAAATGCTGCAGGAGCTGGATGACCAGATGGTCACCTGCATGAAATGCGGCATGTGTCAGGCGGTATGTCCGATATTTGCCGAGACCATGAGCGAGGGCGACGTGGCGCGGGGCAAGATCGCGCTTTTGGAAAACCTGTCCCATGAGATGATCAAGGATCCGCAAGGAGTACAGGACAAACTCAATAAGTGTCTTTTGTGCGGCTCGTGCGCGGCCAATTGTCCCAGCGGCGTCAAGGTGCTGGACATTTTCCTCAAGGCCCGTGTCATCGTGAACACGTACATGGGGCTTTCGGCCACCAAGAAGGCCATTTTCCAGGGCCTCTTGACCAAACCTGCGCTGTTTAATTCCGTGCTGGACGTGGCTTCCAAGTTCCAGGGCGCGTTCACCAAGGAAGCCAACGAGATCATTGGCTCGTCCTGTTCGCGTCTGAACATGCCGGTCATTGGCGAGCGGCATTTCATGCCCCTGGCCAAGAAGTCCTTGCGCAAGCTGGAACCGGCACGCAATACCCTGCCCGGAAAGAGTGGGTATCGCGTGGCTTTTTTCCCGGGCTGTGTCATCGACAAGATTTATCCCCACGTGGGGCAGACAGTGCTCAAGGTCTTGACGCACCACGAAGTCGGCATTTACATGCCCGCCGGTCAAGCCTGTTGCGGCATTCCGGCTCTGGCTTCCGGAGACAAGGATTCTTTTGACAAGCTCGTGAAGCGCAATCTGGAAATCTTCGAAAAAGAGAACTTCGACTATCTGCTCACGGCCTGCGCGACCTGTACCGCGACCATGCACGAACTGTGGCCCCTCATGTCCGGCGACAAGACACAGAGCATGCGGGACCGCATCGCGGCCCTTTCGGCCAAGGTCATGGATATAAATCAGTTCCTGGTCGATGTGCTCAAGGTGGCGCATCCGGTGGAGGGACACGGCACCAAGGTCACTTATCACGACCCTTGTCATTTGAAGAAGTCCCTAAAGGTCAGCGAACAACCGCGAGCGCTGCTCAAAACCAACCCCAATGTGGAATTCGTGGAAATGGCAGAGCCGGACCGGTGTTGTGGTTCCGGCGGGAGCTTCAACCTGCAGCATTACGAATTGTCCAAGGAAATCGGCACCCGCAAGCGCGACAATATCGTGGCTTCCGGCGCCTCGGTCGTGACCACCGGATGCCCGGCGTGCATGATGCAGATTTCCGACATGCTGTCCCAGCACCAGGATCGGATCGCGGTCAAGCACGTTATTGAAGTCTACGCGGAAACCCTTTGA